A genomic window from Phocoena sinus isolate mPhoSin1 chromosome 20, mPhoSin1.pri, whole genome shotgun sequence includes:
- the TCAP gene encoding telethonin isoform X2, producing the protein MQFCPGCSLHEEDAQRRETYHRQGRCQALVQRSPWLVMRMGILGRRLQEYQLPYQRMLPLPIFTPAKVGATKEEHEDTPIQLQELLALEAALGGQCVDRQDVAEITKQLPPVVPVSKPGTLCRTLSRSMSQEAQRG; encoded by the exons ATGCAGTTCTGCCCCGG tTGCTCCCTGCACGAGGAGGATGCCCAGCGGCGGGAGACCTACCACCGGCAGGGGCGGTGCCAGGCGCTGGTGCAGCGTTCCCCCTGGCTGGTGATGCGGATGGGCATCCTGGGCCGCAGGCTGCAGGAGTACCAGCTGCCCTACCAGCGGATGCTGCCGCTGCCCATCTTCACCCCTGCCAAGGTGGGCGCCACCAAGGAGGAGCACGAGGACACCCCCAtccagctgcaggagctgctggcACTGGAAGCAGCCCTGGGTGGCCAGTGTGTGGACCGCCAGGACGTGGCCGAGATCACCAAGCAGCTGCCCCCTGTGGTGCCTGTCAGCAAGCCCGGCACCCTGTGTCGCACCCTGTCGCGCTCCAtgtcccaggaagcacagagaggctga
- the TCAP gene encoding telethonin isoform X1 has protein sequence MATSELSCQVSEQNCERREAFWAEWKDLTLSTRPEEGCSLHEEDAQRRETYHRQGRCQALVQRSPWLVMRMGILGRRLQEYQLPYQRMLPLPIFTPAKVGATKEEHEDTPIQLQELLALEAALGGQCVDRQDVAEITKQLPPVVPVSKPGTLCRTLSRSMSQEAQRG, from the exons ATGGCCACTTCAGAGCTGAGCTGCCAGGTGTCCGAGCAGAACTGTGAGCGCCGAGAGGCCTTCTGGGCTGAGTGGAAGGATCTGACGCTGTCCACACGGCCTGAGGAGGG tTGCTCCCTGCACGAGGAGGATGCCCAGCGGCGGGAGACCTACCACCGGCAGGGGCGGTGCCAGGCGCTGGTGCAGCGTTCCCCCTGGCTGGTGATGCGGATGGGCATCCTGGGCCGCAGGCTGCAGGAGTACCAGCTGCCCTACCAGCGGATGCTGCCGCTGCCCATCTTCACCCCTGCCAAGGTGGGCGCCACCAAGGAGGAGCACGAGGACACCCCCAtccagctgcaggagctgctggcACTGGAAGCAGCCCTGGGTGGCCAGTGTGTGGACCGCCAGGACGTGGCCGAGATCACCAAGCAGCTGCCCCCTGTGGTGCCTGTCAGCAAGCCCGGCACCCTGTGTCGCACCCTGTCGCGCTCCAtgtcccaggaagcacagagaggctga
- the PNMT gene encoding phenylethanolamine N-methyltransferase isoform X2, which produces MSGTDLSHAAGAAPDSGPGLAAVASAYQRFEPRAYLRNNYAPPRGDLSGPDGVGPWKLRCLAQTFATGPTIYQLLSACAHFEDITMTDFLEVNRQELGLWLRDEPGAFDWSVYSQHVCLIEGKGESCQEKECQLRARVKRILPIDVHQPQPLGAGSLAPLPADALVSAFCLEAVSPDLASFQRALDHITTLLRPGGHLLLIGALEESWYLAGEARLAVVPVREEEVREALVRSGYEVRDLRTYIMPSHLRTGVDDVKGIFFAWAQKKVGV; this is translated from the exons ATGAGCGGGACAGACCTGAGTCACGCTGCGGGCGCGGCCCCCGACTCAGGCCCGGGCCTGGCGGCAGTCGCCTCGGCCTACCAGCGCTTCGAGCCCCGCGCCTACCTCCGCAACAACTACGCGCCCCCTCGGGGGGATCTGAGCGGCCCCGACGGCGTCGGGCCTTGGAAGCTGCGCTGCTTGGCGCAGACCTTCGCCACCG GTCCCACTATCTACCAGCTGCTCAGTGCCTGCGCCCACTTTGAGGACATCACGATGACAGATTTCTTGGAGGTGAACCGCCAGGAGCTGGGGCTCTGGCTGCGAGACGAGCCTGGGGCCTTCGACTGGAGCGTGTACAGCCAGCATGTCTGTCTCATCGAGGGCAAGGG TGAATCCTGCCAAGAGAAGGAGTGCCAGCTGCGAGCCAGGGTGAAGCGGATCCTGCCCATCGACGTgcaccagccccagcccctgggcgCTGGGAGCCTGGCGCCCCTGCCTGCCGATGCCCTGGTCTCCGCCTTCTGCCTAGAGGCTGTGAGTCCGGACCTTGCCAGCTTCCAGCGGGCCCTGGACCACATCACCACACTGCTGAGGCCTGGGGGGCACCTGCTCCTCATCGGGGCCCTGGAGGAGTCATGGTACCTGGCTGGGGAGGCCAGGCTGGCAGTGGTGCCAGTGcgtgaggaggaggtgagggaggcccTGGTGCGTAGCGGCTATGAGGTGAGGGATCTGCGCACCTACATCATGCCTTCCCACCTTCGGACAGGCGTAGATGATGTCAAGGGCATCTTCTTCGCCTGGGCCCAGAAGAAGGTGGGGGTGTGA
- the PNMT gene encoding phenylethanolamine N-methyltransferase isoform X1, with amino-acid sequence MSGTDLSHAAGAAPDSGPGLAAVASAYQRFEPRAYLRNNYAPPRGDLSGPDGVGPWKLRCLAQTFATGEVSGRTLIDIGSGPTIYQLLSACAHFEDITMTDFLEVNRQELGLWLRDEPGAFDWSVYSQHVCLIEGKGESCQEKECQLRARVKRILPIDVHQPQPLGAGSLAPLPADALVSAFCLEAVSPDLASFQRALDHITTLLRPGGHLLLIGALEESWYLAGEARLAVVPVREEEVREALVRSGYEVRDLRTYIMPSHLRTGVDDVKGIFFAWAQKKVGV; translated from the exons ATGAGCGGGACAGACCTGAGTCACGCTGCGGGCGCGGCCCCCGACTCAGGCCCGGGCCTGGCGGCAGTCGCCTCGGCCTACCAGCGCTTCGAGCCCCGCGCCTACCTCCGCAACAACTACGCGCCCCCTCGGGGGGATCTGAGCGGCCCCGACGGCGTCGGGCCTTGGAAGCTGCGCTGCTTGGCGCAGACCTTCGCCACCG GTGAGGTGTCTGGACGCACCCTCATTGACATTGGTTCAGGTCCCACTATCTACCAGCTGCTCAGTGCCTGCGCCCACTTTGAGGACATCACGATGACAGATTTCTTGGAGGTGAACCGCCAGGAGCTGGGGCTCTGGCTGCGAGACGAGCCTGGGGCCTTCGACTGGAGCGTGTACAGCCAGCATGTCTGTCTCATCGAGGGCAAGGG TGAATCCTGCCAAGAGAAGGAGTGCCAGCTGCGAGCCAGGGTGAAGCGGATCCTGCCCATCGACGTgcaccagccccagcccctgggcgCTGGGAGCCTGGCGCCCCTGCCTGCCGATGCCCTGGTCTCCGCCTTCTGCCTAGAGGCTGTGAGTCCGGACCTTGCCAGCTTCCAGCGGGCCCTGGACCACATCACCACACTGCTGAGGCCTGGGGGGCACCTGCTCCTCATCGGGGCCCTGGAGGAGTCATGGTACCTGGCTGGGGAGGCCAGGCTGGCAGTGGTGCCAGTGcgtgaggaggaggtgagggaggcccTGGTGCGTAGCGGCTATGAGGTGAGGGATCTGCGCACCTACATCATGCCTTCCCACCTTCGGACAGGCGTAGATGATGTCAAGGGCATCTTCTTCGCCTGGGCCCAGAAGAAGGTGGGGGTGTGA
- the PGAP3 gene encoding post-GPI attachment to proteins factor 3 isoform X1, with amino-acid sequence MAGRTVRLVLLVGAAVLASGSQGDREPVYRDCVLRCEERNCSGGALKHFRSRQPIYMSLAGWTCQDDCKYECMWVTVGLYLQEGHKVPQFHGKWPFFRFLCFQEPASAVASFLNGLASLVMLCRYRTSVPASSPMYPTCVAFAWVSLNAWFWSTVFHTRDTDVTEKMDYFCASTVILHSVYLCCVRTVGLQRPAVASAFRALLLLMLTAHVSYLSLVRFDYGYNLAANVAIGLVNAAWWLTWCLRNRQRLPHVHKCIVVVLLLQGLSLLELLDFPPLFWVLDAHAIWHVSTIPVHVLFFSFLEDDSLYLLKESEAKFKLD; translated from the exons ATGGCTGGGCGAACGGTGCGGCTGGTGCTGCTGGTTGGGGCAGCCGTGCTAGCAAGCGGCTCCCAGGGCGATCGCGAGCCGGTGTACCGCGACTGCGTGCTGCGGTGCGAGGAGCGGAACTGTTCGGGGGGCGCACTGAAGCACTTCCGCTCCCGCCAGCCAATCTACATGAGCCTAGCAG GCTGGACCTGTCAGGATGACTGTAAGTATGAGTGTATGTGGGTCACCGTTGGCCTCTACCTCCAGGAAGGTCACAAAGTGCCTCAGTTTCATGGCAAG TGGCCCTTCTTCCGGTTCCTGTGCTTCCAAGAACCAGCTTCTGCTGTGGCCTCTTTCCTCAATGGCCTGGCCAGCCTGGTTATGCTCTGTCGCTACCGCACCTCCGTGCCAGCCTCATCCCCTATGTACCCTACCTGCGTGGCCTTCGCTTGG GTCTCCCTCAATGCTTGGTTCTGGTCCACAGTCTTCCACACCAGGGACACCGACGTCACAGAG AAAATGGACTACTTCTGTGCCTCCACTGTCATCCTACACTCGGTCTATCTGTGCTGTGTCAG GACCGTGGGGCTGCAGCGCCCGGCCGTGGCCAGTGCCTTCCGGGCCCTCCTTCTGCTAATGCTGACGGCGCACGTCTCCTACCTGAGCCTCGTCCGCTTCGACTATGGCTACAACCTGGCGGCCAATGTGGCTATCG GCCTGGTGAACGCGGCGTGGTGGCTGACCTGGTGCCTGCGGAATCGGCAGCGGCTGCCCCATGTGCACAAGTGCATCGTGGTGGTCCTGCTGCTGCAGGGGCTGTCCCTGCTCGAGCTGCTAGACTTCCCGCCTCTCTTCTGGGTCCTGGATGCCCACGCCATCTGGCACGTCAGCACCATCCCTGTCCACGTCCTCTTCTTCAG CTTTCTGGAAGATGACAGCCTCTACCTGCTGAAGGAATCAGAGGCCAAGTTCAAACTGGACTGA
- the PGAP3 gene encoding post-GPI attachment to proteins factor 3 isoform X2, whose translation MGRLREVKCPAQNHTASWTCQDDCKYECMWVTVGLYLQEGHKVPQFHGKWPFFRFLCFQEPASAVASFLNGLASLVMLCRYRTSVPASSPMYPTCVAFAWVSLNAWFWSTVFHTRDTDVTEKMDYFCASTVILHSVYLCCVRTVGLQRPAVASAFRALLLLMLTAHVSYLSLVRFDYGYNLAANVAIGLVNAAWWLTWCLRNRQRLPHVHKCIVVVLLLQGLSLLELLDFPPLFWVLDAHAIWHVSTIPVHVLFFSFLEDDSLYLLKESEAKFKLD comes from the exons ATggggagactcagagaggttaagtgtccTGCCCAAAATCATACAGCCA GCTGGACCTGTCAGGATGACTGTAAGTATGAGTGTATGTGGGTCACCGTTGGCCTCTACCTCCAGGAAGGTCACAAAGTGCCTCAGTTTCATGGCAAG TGGCCCTTCTTCCGGTTCCTGTGCTTCCAAGAACCAGCTTCTGCTGTGGCCTCTTTCCTCAATGGCCTGGCCAGCCTGGTTATGCTCTGTCGCTACCGCACCTCCGTGCCAGCCTCATCCCCTATGTACCCTACCTGCGTGGCCTTCGCTTGG GTCTCCCTCAATGCTTGGTTCTGGTCCACAGTCTTCCACACCAGGGACACCGACGTCACAGAG AAAATGGACTACTTCTGTGCCTCCACTGTCATCCTACACTCGGTCTATCTGTGCTGTGTCAG GACCGTGGGGCTGCAGCGCCCGGCCGTGGCCAGTGCCTTCCGGGCCCTCCTTCTGCTAATGCTGACGGCGCACGTCTCCTACCTGAGCCTCGTCCGCTTCGACTATGGCTACAACCTGGCGGCCAATGTGGCTATCG GCCTGGTGAACGCGGCGTGGTGGCTGACCTGGTGCCTGCGGAATCGGCAGCGGCTGCCCCATGTGCACAAGTGCATCGTGGTGGTCCTGCTGCTGCAGGGGCTGTCCCTGCTCGAGCTGCTAGACTTCCCGCCTCTCTTCTGGGTCCTGGATGCCCACGCCATCTGGCACGTCAGCACCATCCCTGTCCACGTCCTCTTCTTCAG CTTTCTGGAAGATGACAGCCTCTACCTGCTGAAGGAATCAGAGGCCAAGTTCAAACTGGACTGA
- the PGAP3 gene encoding post-GPI attachment to proteins factor 3 isoform X3 gives MAGRTVRLVLLVGAAVLASGSQGDREPVYRDCVLRCEERNCSGGALKHFRSRQPIYMSLAGWTCQDDCKYECMWVTVGLYLQEGHKVPQFHGKWPFFRFLCFQEPASAVASFLNGLASLVMLCRYRTSVPASSPMYPTCVAFAWVSLNAWFWSTVFHTRDTDVTEKMDYFCASTVILHSVYLCCVRPGERGVVADLVPAESAAAAPCAQVHRGGPAAAGAVPARAARLPASLLGPGCPRHLARQHHPCPRPLLQLSGR, from the exons ATGGCTGGGCGAACGGTGCGGCTGGTGCTGCTGGTTGGGGCAGCCGTGCTAGCAAGCGGCTCCCAGGGCGATCGCGAGCCGGTGTACCGCGACTGCGTGCTGCGGTGCGAGGAGCGGAACTGTTCGGGGGGCGCACTGAAGCACTTCCGCTCCCGCCAGCCAATCTACATGAGCCTAGCAG GCTGGACCTGTCAGGATGACTGTAAGTATGAGTGTATGTGGGTCACCGTTGGCCTCTACCTCCAGGAAGGTCACAAAGTGCCTCAGTTTCATGGCAAG TGGCCCTTCTTCCGGTTCCTGTGCTTCCAAGAACCAGCTTCTGCTGTGGCCTCTTTCCTCAATGGCCTGGCCAGCCTGGTTATGCTCTGTCGCTACCGCACCTCCGTGCCAGCCTCATCCCCTATGTACCCTACCTGCGTGGCCTTCGCTTGG GTCTCCCTCAATGCTTGGTTCTGGTCCACAGTCTTCCACACCAGGGACACCGACGTCACAGAG AAAATGGACTACTTCTGTGCCTCCACTGTCATCCTACACTCGGTCTATCTGTGCTGTGTCAG GCCTGGTGAACGCGGCGTGGTGGCTGACCTGGTGCCTGCGGAATCGGCAGCGGCTGCCCCATGTGCACAAGTGCATCGTGGTGGTCCTGCTGCTGCAGGGGCTGTCCCTGCTCGAGCTGCTAGACTTCCCGCCTCTCTTCTGGGTCCTGGATGCCCACGCCATCTGGCACGTCAGCACCATCCCTGTCCACGTCCTCTTCTTCAG CTTTCTGGAAGATGA